The Yersinia entomophaga nucleotide sequence CGGGCGCTGGATGAGGCAATGACTGGTGTGGAGTCTGAAATTCTACATCCCTCGAAATGCAGGTATGTAAAAACCAGTAAGGCGAGAAAGGATCGCGGAGGTGGTACATGGCTTCATCCAAAGCTATCGGTCGCTTTTGCGCGTTGGTGCGATGCTCGGTTCGCTGTCTGGTGTGATTTGCATATAGATAGCTTGTTGCGTGGTGAGCTAACGGAGCAGCAAAACTATGACCAGGCCTGCCGAATTCGCGATGACCGGAAATCAAAAGCAAGTGGTGGTGCACGAGAAATGGCACGTTGGCGCTGGGACAAACCTGCCCTAGAAGCAACCGTGGAATTCTGGCAGGAGCAACTGAAGTTAACGCTCGATATTGCCAGCTAAAAGAAAAACTGAGAGCCACTTTCACAACGGCTCTCCATTAACTAAAAGCACTCATATATCAGATAGGCGATCCCGACCAAAGAGGCCATCCCTGTAAAGGTTAGCCCCAATGCCAGGGTGGAGTAGCTCACTGTTGCAGCCATGTACCAACTTTTAAATTTAGCCCACATAGTCATCATCCTTTTTGTTTTGCAAAAGAATGACAGTCAAATCAGAGGGATGGAAATTGGTTGTACAGATCAATAATCGGCTATTGATCGTTTAAAACGATCGTTGAACAACGAGACGGGTCAACTCCGTCAAGCCGTAGCAAGGCTGCTATCTCGCTTTATTGCAGGCCACGGATTCAAATTTGAAGTAAGGAAATGATGGTGACCGATAAAACTGAGTTTGCTCGCGTCGTTCCAGAAATAATTCAAGATAAGGCCAGCGATTGGCTGCTTGGGAAGCTTGATGAAGAACTTGATGCGTTAAGAGATTTGGGGGCATCAGGGGTAGACATTACTCAAATTCTACCCGGATCCATCAGGGGGGCTAAGTTTAGAGCCGAACTTATTAGAGAAACCTTTATCACGCAGTATTCAGACGAGAAATAACCATGGCAAGCCTGACACAGAAGCAAGAGACATTCTGTCAGGCATACATCGAAACGGGTAATGCTTCTGAGGCATATCGGACGGCGTATGCTGCTGACAAGATGAAACCTGAGACCATTAACCGGAAAGCTAAAGAGTCATTAGACAACGGCAAGATCACGGCAAGGATTGCCGAATTGCAGGGTGAGATTAAGCAGCGCCATCACGTCACTGTTGACTCTTTGATTAGAGAATTGGAAGAGGCTCGGAAATCAGCTTTAGCGGCTGAGACGCCACAATCATCAGCAGCCGTAGCCGCAACAATGGGCAAGGCCAAGTTGACCGGCCTGGACAAAGTGATTGTCGAGCTGAGTGGCGGAGTTAAGGTCGAGCACAAATCTATTAAGGACATCTTCGATGGCTAATCCACATTTCAAGCCATTCGCCGAAAGCGCTCCATACAAAATAGCTTACGGCGGCCGTGGAAGTGGGAAGTCATATTTCTTTGCGGAACTTGCCGTGGAGGTTGCACGACGCATTAACACGGTAATTTTGTGTACTCGCGAGTTTCAGGGTTCTATTAGCGACTCAGTCCACAAATTGCTATGTGAGACTATCGATCGTCTCGGTTATTCCACAGAATTCGAAATCCAGAAAAACACAATCATTCACCTAGCAACCGGTGCTAGCTTCGTATTCTCCGGCATTAAAAACAACGTCACAAAAATAAAATCCATACAGGGCGTTGGAATCTGCTGGGTAGAAGAGGCCGAGGCGGTAACAAAAGACTCATGGGATGTACTGATTCCATCCATACGAGGCGACAAACACTCAGAGATATGGGTGAGCTTTAACCCGAAGAACATTCTTGACGATACGTATCAGCGCTTCATCGTCAGGCCTCCTGCTGGGGCGATTGTTCTGAAAGCCAATTACAACGACAACCCTCACTTCCATGACTCACCGCTCCCTGCGCAAATGGCTGAATGCAAAGAACGTGATTACGACCTTTACCTGCACATTTGGGAAGGTGAGCCGGTTGCCGACAGTGACTTGGCAATTATCAAGCCATCGTGGATTGCTGCCGCTATAGATGCCCATAAACTGATTGGCTTCGCCCCTTCTGGTCGTAAGCGAGTCGGTTTTGACGTAGCAGATGAAGGCGAGGATAGCAACGCTACAACACTGGCCCACGGCTCTGTTGTCATGGACTGCCAGCAGTGGAACAAGGGTGATGTAATCACATCATCTGATCGCGTCAAAAACTACGCAGAAAGCGTCACAGCAAGCGAGATTGTTTACGACTCCATTGGCGTGGGTGCAGGCGTAAAAGCTCACCTGAGGCGCGTCTGTGCGATACCGTCCAGCGGATTTAACGCAGGTGCTGCCGTATTCAAACCAGATGCTAAATATGCTGAAGGCAAGACCAATAAAGACATGTTCTCCAATATCAAGGCTCAGGCATGGTGGGGAGTCCGTGATCGCTTCTTCAATACATGGCGAGTGGTTAAGCACCTCGAAGCCAACCCCAACGACAAAGAATTCATCAAACAATTTTCAGACGATCAGCTAATCAGCCTTAGCTCCGGCATTAAACAACTGGAATACCTCAAGGCTGAGCTGTCACGCCCATGGGTTGACTACGACAATAACGGTCGCGTGAAGGTTGAGAGCAAGAAAGACATGAAGAAGCGTGGCATACCGTCACCAAATATGGCGGACTCGCTAATCATGGCATTTGCTCCGGCGCACAAACCATTCAACATTCCTGACGAGATACTGCAATGACAAGAAAGAAGGCTGTGCGAACAGCTCAAGCCGTGCAAGCACCTCGGCGGGAACTGGCGAAGATTACAAATGCGCATCTTGATGCGGCGTCTGCTGCGAATGGCGAGAAGCCATTTGCTGAGTTTAAGCGTTACGAACCGCTACCAGGTGTGATTCCAGAAGATAAAGAAGAATCCGCTCTAGCGATGGACTCCACGCCTTACGATGTCATCAACGGCATGTTTATTGGTGGTGAATATTCTGGCTTTCGTGGCTACCCTATTTTGGCGGCAATGTCTCAGCAGGTTGAGTATGCGAACATGCATACCATCATGGCTGACGAGATGACGCGAAACTGGATTGAGGTGAAGAGCACCAAAGAGGGTGATCCTGATATCGACCTAATGGATAAGGCGCTGACCAAATACGACATTAAGCGCTTGATTCACGAAGCCGTAAGGCAGGACTCAGAGTATGGCGTGGCACACATCTTTATTGATGTTGGCGCCGATGACCTTGAGAACGAAAAACCCCTATTTCTAGACCCGCGCAAGATAACTAAAGGCTCACTTAAAGGCTTTCGTTGCGTAGACCCTAATTGGGTTTATCCGGCGATGTACAACTCAAACAAACCGCTTAGGCCAGATTTCTACAAACCCCAAGCATGGTTCGTGATGGGGGATACGGTGCATGAGTCTCGATTCATCGATATCGTTAGCCGCCCAGTGCCCGACATTCTAAAACCATCATATAACTTCGGCGGTCTTTCGCTGACGCAGTTAATGGAGGATTACGTTGTTGACTGGCGAGATGCGAAGAAGAACGTGATAAAGATTCTTCGAACTCTTCGAAT carries:
- a CDS encoding terminase small subunit; its protein translation is MASLTQKQETFCQAYIETGNASEAYRTAYAADKMKPETINRKAKESLDNGKITARIAELQGEIKQRHHVTVDSLIRELEEARKSALAAETPQSSAAVAATMGKAKLTGLDKVIVELSGGVKVEHKSIKDIFDG
- a CDS encoding PBSX family phage terminase large subunit; protein product: MANPHFKPFAESAPYKIAYGGRGSGKSYFFAELAVEVARRINTVILCTREFQGSISDSVHKLLCETIDRLGYSTEFEIQKNTIIHLATGASFVFSGIKNNVTKIKSIQGVGICWVEEAEAVTKDSWDVLIPSIRGDKHSEIWVSFNPKNILDDTYQRFIVRPPAGAIVLKANYNDNPHFHDSPLPAQMAECKERDYDLYLHIWEGEPVADSDLAIIKPSWIAAAIDAHKLIGFAPSGRKRVGFDVADEGEDSNATTLAHGSVVMDCQQWNKGDVITSSDRVKNYAESVTASEIVYDSIGVGAGVKAHLRRVCAIPSSGFNAGAAVFKPDAKYAEGKTNKDMFSNIKAQAWWGVRDRFFNTWRVVKHLEANPNDKEFIKQFSDDQLISLSSGIKQLEYLKAELSRPWVDYDNNGRVKVESKKDMKKRGIPSPNMADSLIMAFAPAHKPFNIPDEILQ
- a CDS encoding DUF1073 domain-containing protein — translated: MTRKKAVRTAQAVQAPRRELAKITNAHLDAASAANGEKPFAEFKRYEPLPGVIPEDKEESALAMDSTPYDVINGMFIGGEYSGFRGYPILAAMSQQVEYANMHTIMADEMTRNWIEVKSTKEGDPDIDLMDKALTKYDIKRLIHEAVRQDSEYGVAHIFIDVGADDLENEKPLFLDPRKITKGSLKGFRCVDPNWVYPAMYNSNKPLRPDFYKPQAWFVMGDTVHESRFIDIVSRPVPDILKPSYNFGGLSLTQLMEDYVVDWRDAKKNVIKILRTLRMRALKTDMDARLEIPGEFDKRIKMFTKYQDNFGIWALDTEEDLIHMQTSLSELSSILSNYQEQLCIPSRTTNLKMFGNAPAGLNASGDAEIETWHETISGSQELDYRRAIENIFKIIQLSEFGELKPDIYFEFKPLDEVSDDDRANTNKTRVETVVAAADSMLINSEEARDALKSIEGAGFENLKGDYEPETEEE